The following coding sequences lie in one Mustelus asterias unplaced genomic scaffold, sMusAst1.hap1.1 HAP1_SCAFFOLD_152, whole genome shotgun sequence genomic window:
- the LOC144485041 gene encoding histone H3 has protein sequence MARTKQTARKSTGGKAPRKQLATKAARKSAPATGGVKKPHRYRPGTVALREIRRYQKSTELLIRKLPFQRLVREIAQDFKTDLRFQSSAVMALQEASEAYLVGLFEDTNLCAIHAKRVTIMPKDIQLARRIRGERA, from the coding sequence ATGGCCAGGACCAAGCAGACAGCGCGCAAATCGACCGGAGGGAAAGCTCCTCGCAAACAGCTGGCTACCAAAGCTGCCCGGAAGAGCGCTCCAGCCACGGGCGGAGTGAAGAAGCCTCATCGCTACAGACCCGGCACTGTGGCTCTGAGGGAGATCCGCCGCTACCAGAAATCCACCGAGCTGCTGATCCGCAAACTGCCCTTCCAGCGCTTGGTGCGAGAGATCGCTCAGGACTTCAAGACAGACCTGCGCTTCCAGAGCTCGGCCGTCATGGCCCTGCAGGAGGCCAGCGAGGCTTACCTGGTGGGGCTCTTTGAGGACACCAACCTGTGCGCCATCCACGCCAAGCGAGTCACCATCATGCCCAAAGACATCCAGCTGGCCCGCCGCATCCGCGGGGAACGCGCCTAA